The following proteins are co-located in the Naumovozyma dairenensis CBS 421 chromosome 9, complete genome genome:
- the PCL10 gene encoding Pcl10p (similar to Saccharomyces cerevisiae PCL10 (YGL134W) and PCL8 (YPL219W); ancestral locus Anc_6.236) — protein MSDQEGERNNGTTAIEQRIPSKLDLNQVSDGNFDIDMDLFYHEIRRPFQLPLNPDFLKSNNNFSELSDGLNSTTGSTPFNLLNNDTIKDVYDDRNEKKVRFNDNYGEAGEDGLNTIMAPNPTKLMSRNMNNDDHDGNDNYNHNHHHHGKKDVEDLLRSASQVNNYITENLEKIDTFRKDLLSEKSLYRIFDDTPTTRPSTRSTFGDTNIDSMDSLITTSHHSRTNIFSHMSMSQFESRSRSRSPSLSPPPMIRSNSHEIENHLRVASPFNLSRSISRQNNNTNNTLDNHNFFMNKNDSLIDGIDTISNDISNFSIQHSPEFNHETLQFENLEKPIKRILSSHNSNGTTDEDTSLLSADALNKYSNDFIEIPPQEALNNLKETFSIFLKLSKNDIQENEAASDSTMIRYSNFKMKSLPSLTFELYLDRIHTKCEYDSHIYLIATYLLQTLFLERDSTSNSLKLKMKLESTETHRLIIATIRISTKLLEDHVHSHEYFCKVCGISKKLLSKLEISLLLCLKNEKLLMTKNKMIASILILKELRTI, from the coding sequence ATGTCCGACCAAGAAGGTGAACGAAATAATGGTACTACAGCTATCGAGCAACGTATACCATCGAAATTAGACCTTAACCAAGTCAGTGATGGTAACTTCGATATCGATATGGATCTATTCTATCATGAGATTCGAAGGCCATTCCAACTTCCATTAAATCCGGATTTCTTGAagagtaataataatttttcagaaCTAAGTGACGGTTTAAACTCTACTACAGGATCAACtccatttaatttattaaacaaCGACACAATTAAGGATGTATACGATGACCGTAATGAGAAAAAAGTCCgttttaatgataattatGGTGAAGCTGGTGAAGATGGATTGAATACCATTATGGCGCCCAATCCAACAAAACTTATGTCTAGAAATATGAATAACGATGATCATGACGGTAATGATAattataatcataatcaccatcatcatgGAAAGAAAGATGTGGAAGATTTACTACGGTCAGCAAGTCAAGTCAACAACTATATCACAGAGAACTTAGAAAAAATAGATACGTTCagaaaagatttattatcagaaaaatcattatatcGTATCTTCGATGATACTCCAACAACGAGACCATCTACAAGGTCAACATTTGGTGATACAAATATTGATAGCATGGATAGTCTCATTACAACTTCACATCATAGTAGGACTAATATATTCTCTCATATGTCTATGTCTCAATTTGAATCAAGGTCAAGATCAAGATCACCATCATTATCGCCACCTCCAATGATAAGAAGTAATTCtcatgaaattgaaaatcatTTACGTGTAGCTTCaccatttaatttatcaagatcaatttcaagacagaataataatactaataatacGCTTGATAATCATAACTTTTTTATGAATAAGAATGATTCCTTAATTGATGGCATAGATACAATAAGTAACGATATCTCAAATTTTTCGATTCAACACTCTCCTGAGTTTAATCATGAAACTTTgcaatttgaaaatttggaaaaaccAATAAAACGTATTCTTTCGAGTCATAATAGTAATGGAACCACTGATGAAGATacttctttattatcaGCTGATgcattaaataaatactctaatgatttcattgaaatacCACCACAGGAAgctttgaataatttgaaagaaacgTTCTCCATCTTTTtaaaactttcaaaaaatgaCATTCAAGAGAATGAAGCGGCAAGTGATTCCACAATGATAAGGTAttccaatttcaaaatgaaaagtCTTCCATCTTTAACTTTTGAACTTTATCTCGATAGAATACATACTAAATGTGAATATGATTCTCacatttatttaattgCAACATATTTACTACAAACGCTATTTTTAGAAAGAGATTCCACCAGTAATagtttgaaattgaaaatgaaattagaaTCGACCGAAACACATCGTTTAATTATCGCAACTATAAGAATATCCACTAAACTCTTAGAAGATCATGTACATTCACACGAATATTTCTGCAAAGTGTGTGGGATTTCAAAAAAGTTGTTGAGTAAGTTGGAAATATCATTGTTACTTTGTCTGaaaaatgagaaattattaatgacCAAGAATAAGATGATTGCATCGATCTTGATATTAAAGGAACTGCGAACTATCTAA
- the MRM2 gene encoding 21S rRNA (uridine2791-2'-O) methyltransferase (similar to Saccharomyces cerevisiae MRM2 (YGL136C); ancestral locus Anc_6.238), with product MSFIIHNNILPSHLGKTFVNDFSRLKQVIISRHNSNSQSRWLERQWNDHYTREAKLQNLKSRAAFKLIEIDDKFHLFNKSKTQSILDLGFAPGAWSQVIKSRSSPDSMILGVDILPCTPPHGVSAIQANILSRKTHELIRLFYSKHFKLNTIDKLHKNHGYFQHMLEEELIRLKETETYKEVFSSDDNSKIIKSPIDIILSDMYAPWPQDFNSKFSMNNITNNAYIRMANTSGLTVRDHAHSIDLCDAALITAIDLLKPKGNFVCKLFTGNEDKLFEKRVRKVFQDCYRFKPKSSRNESKEVYIIGLNKNEAIDKFDVFTT from the coding sequence ATGTCATTTATAAtccataataatatactcCCGAGTCATCTGGGGAAAACTTTCGTCAACGATTTTTCACGCTTAAAACAAGTGATAATATCCCGGCACAACTCAAATTCTCAATCAAGATGGTTAGAAAGACAATGGAATGATCATTACACTCGAGAGGCAAAACTACAAAATCTAAAATCTAGAGCTGCGTTTAAACTAATTGAAATAGACGATAAATTCCAtctttttaataaatctaaGACTCAATCGATCTTGGATCTTGGCTTTGCTCCCGGTGCTTGGTCACAAGTCATTAAATCAAGATCATCTCCCGATTCGATGATTCTTGGTGTAGATATCTTACCTTGTACTCCTCCACATGGTGTGTCTGCCATCCAGGCAAACATCCTCTCTAGAAAGACTCATGAGTTAATAAGATTATTTTATTCCaaacatttcaaattaaataccattgataaattacatAAGAATCATGGATATTTTCAACATAtgttagaagaagaactgATACGTTTAAAAGAAACAGAAACGTATAAGGAAGTTTTCTCATCAGATGATAATAGTAAGATAATTAAGAGTCCAATAGATATTATCTTAAGCGATATGTATGCACCTTGGCCTCAAGATtttaattcaaaattttctatgaataatattactaATAATGCTTACATTAGGATGGCAAATACGTCAGGTCTAACCGTGAGGGATCATGCTCATTCCATTGATTTATGCGATGCTGCATTGATTACCGCTATAGATCTTTTAAAACCAAAGGGGAATTTCGTTTGCAAATTGTTTACTGGTAATGAGGATAAACTGTTCGAGAAAAGAGTTCGGAAAGTTTTCCAAGATTGTTATAGATTTAAACCCAAAAGTTCAAGAAATGAATCGAAAGAAGTTTATATTATTGgattaaacaaaaatgaaGCCATTGATAAATTCGACGTCTTTACAACTTGA
- the SEC27 gene encoding coatomer subunit beta' (similar to Saccharomyces cerevisiae SEC27 (YGL137W); ancestral locus Anc_6.239), which translates to MKFTLKGGVSFTHKSDRVKGIDFHPTEPWVLTTLYSGKIEIWNYETETEVRSIQVTETPVRAGRFIARKNWVIVGCDDFRIRVYNYNTGEKIADFEAHPDYIRSIAVHPTKPYILSASDDMTIKLWNWEKQWDLQQTFQGHEHFVMCVAFNPKDPTTFASACLDRTVKVWSLGQSTPNFTLNTGQEKGVNYVDYYPLPDKPYLVTASDDHTVKIWDYQTKSCVATLSKHTANVSFAIFHPSLPVIVSGSEDGQVIAWNSSTYRHEEIANMGMERAWCVATHPTGKKNYIAVGFDNGFKIISLASDEPIMSLDPVGKLVWAGGKNAAASDIFTAAIRGTEEVEEGEPLALQTKELGSVDTLPEKLIHSPNGRFVAVLGDSEYVIYTALAWRNKSFGEASAFVWGPDSNSYAVIQRGKILYYKNFKLVQSVTYGGIFAYELFAGPLLGVIGTRSGLMYEPTGFYFYEWETGNFVATINVHPSEVIWSDSGELLMIVEATGRENNDSKEPPKEPKSYSLMFNKEIYETALQNNTVDAEEGVVDAFEVIDELDENIISGKWVGDVFIYTTSSNRLNYFVGGKTYNLNHYTKEMYLLGYMARDNSVYLADREIHIYSHKVSLEVLEFQTLALRGELEEAMTSVLPNLKDKDSLVKLARFLENQEHYEEALQVSPDSDQKFDLALKLGDLTLAHDLLTTDDNELKWRSLGDLGLSKFNFKLAIESYTNAHDLESLFLLYSSFNNKNELSKLAQEAENEGKYNLAFNCYWVSGDIESIKNLLIKTERLSEAAIFSHTYGLNSDEVDDIVKQWKEKLVLEGKESIAERIKTNSSPTEAPLIDIDSTTTSVAIENEEEELVDLESEEEEKQQQGEQGEEEEAVHVEEEEAVQEKTDL; encoded by the coding sequence ATGAAGTTTACACTTAAAGGAGGTGTCTCCTTCACTCATAAGTCCGACAGAGTTAAAGGTATTGATTTCCATCCAACTGAACCATGGGTATTAACCACTTTATATTCCGGGAAGATAGAAATTTGGAACTATGAAACAGAAACTGAAGTCAGATCCATCCAAGTCACAGAAACTCCAGTAAGAGCTGGTAGATTCATTGCCAGAAAGAATTGGGTCATTGTTGGTTGTGATGATTTTAGAATTAGAGTCTACAATTACAATACTGGTGAAAAAATTGCTGATTTCGAAGCTCATCCCGATTATATTCGTTCCATTGCTGTCCATCCAACTAAACCTTACATATTATCTGCTAGTGATGATATGACAATCAAATTATGGAATTGGGAAAAACAATGGGATTTACAACAAACTTTCCAAGGCCATGAACATTTCGTCATGTGTGTAGCATTCAATCCTAAGGATCCAACCACATTCGCATCTGCATGTTTAGATCGTACTGTAAAAGTCTGGTCCCTAGGTCAATCTACTCCAAATTTCACATTGAACACCGGACAAGAAAAAGGTGTGAATTATGTAGATTATTATCCATTACCTGATAAACCATATTTAGTCACCGCATCGGATGATCATACAGTTAAGATTTGGGATTATCAAACTAAATCTTGTGTGGCAACTTTAAGTAAACATACTGCGAACGTTTCATTCGCCATTTTCCATCCCTCATTACCAGTCATCGTCTCAGGTTCCGAAGATGGACAAGTCATTGCTTGGAATTCATCCACTTATAGACACGAAGAAATTGCTAACATGGGGATGGAAAGAGCTTGGTGTGTCGCAACTCATCCTACTGGTAAAAAGAATTACATTGCCGTCGGTTTTGATAACggtttcaaaattatatcaTTAGCTAGTGACGAACCAATCATGTCATTGGATCCAGTGGGGAAATTAGTTTGGGCTGGTGGTAAGAACGCTGCTGCGTCAGATATTTTCACTGCAGCTATACGTGGTActgaagaagttgaagaagGCGAACCATTGGCTTTACAAACTAAGGAATTAGGATCTGTAGATACTCTTCCCgaaaaattaattcattcaCCAAATGGTAGATTTGTAGCAGTATTGGGTGATAGTGAATATGTCATATATACGGCATTGGCTTGGAGAAATAAAAGTTTTGGGGAAGCTTCAGCATTTGTTTGGGGTCCTGATTCAAATAGTTATGCTGTAATTCAAAGGGGTAAGATTCTTTACtataaaaattttaaattagTTCAATCAGTAACATATGGCGGTATATTTGCATACGAATTATTTGCAGGTCCACTGTTAGGTGTTATAGGTACGCGTAGTGGGCTTATGTACGAACCAACTGGATTTTATTTCTACGAATGGGAAACTGGTAATTTCGTTGCAACCATCAATGTCCATCCAAGTGAAGTTATTTGGTCTGATAGTGGAGAATTGCTGATGATTGTTGAAGCAACTGGTAgggaaaataatgattcgAAGGAACCACCTAAGGAACCAAAAAGTTATTCACTCATGttcaataaagaaatatacGAAACTGCATTGCAAAATAATACAGTGGATGCAGAAGAAGGTGTGGTCGATGCCTTTGAAGTTATTGATGAACtagatgaaaatattatttccGGTAAATGGGTTGGTGatgttttcatttataCGACCAGTTCAAATAGATTAAACTACTTTGTTGGTGGGAAAACTTAcaatttaaatcattacaCTAAAGAAATGTATTTGTTAGGTTATATGGCTCGTGATAATAGTGTTTATTTAGCAGACAGAGAAATCCACATTTATTCTCATAAGGTGTCATTAGAAGTATTAGAATTCCAAACATTGGCATTAAGAGgtgaattagaagaagcTATGACTTCAGTTTTaccaaatttgaaagacAAGGACTCTCTAGTTAAATTAGCAAGATTTTTAGAAAATCAAGAGCATTATGAAGAAGCATTACAAGTATCTCCAGATAGTGATCAGAAATTCGACTTAGCTCTAAAGCTCGGTGATTTGACCTTAGCACATGATTTATTGACTactgatgataatgaattgaaatggAGATCACTAGGTGATTTAGGTTTAAGTAAATTCAACTTCAAATTAGCTATTGAATCTTATACTAATGCACATGATTTGGAATCtctatttttattatattcttcgtttaataataaaaatgaattatcaaaattggCTCAAGAAGCAGAAAATGAAGGTAAATATAATTTGGCATTCAATTGTTATTGGGTATCTGGTGACATTGAAAGTATCAAGAATCTATTAATAAAGACAGAGAGATTATCTGAAGCTGCTATTTTCTCTCATACTTACGGCTTAAATTCTGATGAGGTTGATGATATTGTCAAACaatggaaagaaaaattagtACTTGAAGGTAAAGAATCGATTGCggaaagaattaaaacTAATAGTTCTCCAACCGAAGCTCCTTTGATTGATATAGACTCTACGACGACTTCGGTCGCAATTGAaaacgaagaagaagaattagtAGATTTAGAatcagaagaagaggagAAACAGCAACAAGGAGAAcaaggagaagaagaagaagctgtGCATGTcgaggaagaagaagcagtACAGGAAAAAACTGACCTATGA
- the NDAI0I00890 gene encoding uncharacterized protein (similar to Saccharomyces cerevisiae YGL138C; ancestral locus Anc_6.240), whose translation MGPRILLIIQTLTFLLQLTQTSIIPRQDKLCTINYDENESQKYIAFYKDIMKKPPPKLLSRLGIRTLLYSGFKFQKYYEISMIPPIFDSYLKMTYCLNGQIQWERLIPLRDDIDWDTPICVNCMTEMEGNFTMTGLQCFKLARRKKYVRREFSLFFPGSWVGGIFYCQFETDFERQEALKSLKKNTRKFQLGEENMEGGGRICKRNNSIPLMPIYSDDYGNDWFEFEKVGTKLRNLKLRKFVPYLNTPNIPVEILNSFFQNVTKNTNQSKTITKWERKGINEKLIEYWKYFNNIEFEPWYNEIDVEENYDLTLQDYSILRKIMDKAINKFASITSLPQMAMKKVFSSLEDDIDMKGKITVIKPKFRRRLFKKMKKFIWRHLSIIDKRTMLIHGNIDKFKDIQKEWDNVNITKERYEYI comes from the coding sequence ATGGGCCCTAGAATACTCTTGATTATTCAAACGTTGACATTTCTACTGCAACTCACCCAAACAAGCATCATACCGAGACAAGACAAATTATGTACCATCAATTATGACGAAAATGAATCTCAAAAATACATTGCATTCTACAAagatataatgaaaaaaccaccaccaaaattattatcaagacTTGGGATAAGgacattattatattctgGATTTaagtttcaaaaatattatgaaatttcaatgatacCACCAATTTTCGATAgttatttgaagatgacTTATTGTCTTAATGGACAGATTCAATGGGAACGATTAATACCTTTAAGGGACGATATTGATTGGGACACACCGATTTGTGTTAACTGTATGACTGAAATGGAGGGGAACTTTACTATGACAGGTTTGCAATGTTTCAAGTTGGcaagaaggaagaaataTGTAAGAAGggaattttcattatttttcccTGGATCTTGGGTTGGTGGGATCTTTTATTGTCAATTTGAAACTGATTTTGAAAGGCAAGAAGcattaaaatctttaaaaaagaatacaAGGAAGTTTCAATTGGGGGAGGAAAATATGGAGGGTGGGGGACGAATATGTAAGAGAAATAATTCGATACCATTGATGCCTATTTATTCAGATGATTATGGTAACGACTGGTTCGAGTTTGAAAAAGTGGGGACTAAGttaagaaatttaaaattgaGAAAATTTGTCCCATATTTAAATACTCCAAATATCCCTgttgaaatattgaattcgtttttccaaaatgttACCAAGAATACTAATCAATCGAAAACTATTACTAAATGGGAGAGGAAAggaataaatgaaaaacttattgaatattggaaatattttaataatattgaatttgaacCATGgtataatgaaattgatgtGGAGGAAAATTATGATTTAACGTTACAagattattcaatattaagaaagatAATGGATAAAgctataaataaatttgcTTCTATCACCTCTCTACCACAAATGGCAATGAAAAAAGTTTTCTCTAGTTTggaagatgatattgatatgAAGGGCAAAATCACAGTAATAAAACCAAAATTTCGTCGTAGGTTATttaagaaaatgaagaaattcatTTGGAGACATTTATCTATCATTGATAAACGAACAATGTTAATACATGGTAATATTGacaaatttaaagatattcaGAAAGAATGGGACAATGTGAATATTACGAAAGAAAGATACGAGTATATATAA
- the FLC3 gene encoding putative flavin adenine dinucleotide transporter (similar to Saccharomyces cerevisiae FLC3 (YGL139W) and FLC1 (YPL221W); ancestral locus Anc_6.241), with protein MTPKRNKFWNHNNPVSLRSILLYYVILLSTTVSAKRKLTATSLVTCMENSQLSANNFDVIFNPDDRSLHYTLDMTTQIDSYITADIDVYAYGFKIITKNVDLCNIDWKQFCPVHPGIIEIDSIEYISKEYVDEIPGIAYTVPDIDAYAKIKVYNNHSEYLACIQIFFSNGKTVSQTGVKWATAVVAGIGLLLSATLSTFGNSIAASHISANTMSLFLYFQSVVVIAMVHVHRVPPIAAAWSENLVWSMGLIKINFMQRIFRWYVESTGGTPDLYLTATTMSVLTQRSIEYLKSWPLFKRADNVLYGNQNTLIFRGIKRLAYSMGIENTSIVCTGFTFFVLCGYVLAGFIIVCKYSIELGIRVGWIKDRNKFSEFRSNWRLVLKGSLLRYVYIGFVQLTILSFWEFTERDSAAVIVIACLFIILSVGLMLWAAYRTVYFAKKSIQMYNNPAALLYGDQYVLHKYGFFYTMFNANHYWWNIVLLSYVFVKSLFIGFSQASGMTQALVIWLLDLFYFVAIIYYQPYLDKPTNIMNILIATVTVVNSFLFLFFSDLFGQSYKVSAIMGWIFFIMNAAFSFILLMMILLFTGLTVFSKNPDIRFKPAKDDRTSFQRTSLKPDGTIDRKEANELMALGVVANDHGQNWENELIQSNNGTTLGGKDLMFDEEKLDSPSSNSRFNRSSSTPENNNNSESNFNEEKSPSLFPAGLLRKLSFKNKKNPDAEHIDSLKRNNNIDTNNTSSAEFSSIADNDDDDNRDDIRPISPNRKEYPGLSHTRKQSDSQNGLIDSFDEEQDLQLRQPQQNIIESPFEDSNAYSTSPSINNINNSNMISKDSSIDTMPTTTNNNGTQPTDIFNNSSTYL; from the coding sequence ATGACTCCGAAACGTAATAAGTTTTGGAATCACAACAATCCAGTGTCATTACGGTCGATTCTCCTATACTAcgtaatattattatccacAACTGTATCAGCAAAAAGGAAACTAACAGCTACCTCATTAGTAACATGTATGGAAAATTCTCAATTATCAGCAAACAATTTCGATGTCATCTTCAATCCAGACGATAGATCCCTCCATTACACCTTAGATATGACCACTCAAATAGATTCTTACATCACAGCCGATATCGACGTCTACGCCTACGGTTTTAAAATCATCACCAAGAACGTTGACCTTTGTAACATCGATTGGAAACAATTCTGCCCCGTACATCCAGGTATCATCGAAATAGATTCAATAGAATACATCTCCAAAGAATACGTAGATGAAATCCCAGGAATTGCATACACAGTCCCCGACATTGACGCATACGCAAAAATTAAAGTATACAACAATCATTCCGAATATTTAGCATGCattcaaatcttcttctctaACGGTAAAACAGTCTCACAAACTGGTGTCAAATGGGCTACCGCGGTAGTCGCAGGTATAGGTCTCCTTCTATCAGCTACATTATCCACTTTCGGTAACTCCATTGCCGCATCACATATATCAGCTAACACGATGTCACTATTCTTATATTTCCAAAGTGTGGTGGTCATCGCAATGGTGCACGTTCATAGAGTGCCACCTATCGCTGCTGCATGGTCAGAAAACCTAGTTTGGTCCATGGGATTAATCAAGATTAATTTCATGCAAAGAATATTTAGATGGTATGTAGAATCCACAGGAGGTACACCAGATTTATATTTGACTGCAACTACTATGTCTGTCTTGACTCAGagatcaattgaatatttgaaatcatGGCCATTGTTTAAAAGGGCTGATAATGTCCTTTATGGGAATCAAAATACTTTGATATTTAGAGGTATTAAAAGATTGGCTTATAGTATGGGGATTGAAAATACTAGTATTGTTTGTACTGGGTTTACATTTTTCGTATTATGTGGGTACGTTTTAGCTGGGTTTATTATCGTTTGTAAATATTCCATCGAGTTGGGGATTAGAGTAGGATGGATTAAAGATAGGAATAAGTTTTCAGAATTTAGATCAAATTGGAGACTAGTTTTGAAAGGTTCATTGTTAAGGTATGTTTATATTGGATTTGTTCAATTGACCATTTTGAGTTTTTGGGAATTCACAGAAAGAGATTCAGCTGCAGTTATCGTCATTGCTTGTTTGTTCATCATCTTATCAGTTGGATTGATGCTTTGGGCAGCTTATAGAACTGTTTATTTTgcaaaaaaatcaattcaaATGTATAATAATCCGGCTGCTTTATTATACGGTGATCAATACGTTTTACATAAATATGGGTTTTTCTATACCATGTTTAATGCAAACCATTATTGGTGGAATATCGTTTTGTTATCATACGTCTTCGTCAAATCTTTATTCATTGGTTTCTCTCAGGCTTCAGGAATGACTCAAGCTTTAGTCATTTGGTTGTTAGATCTTTTCTATTTCGTAGcaatcatttattatcaacCATATTTGGATAAACCAACAAATATTATGAACATTTTGATTGCCACTGTCACAGTCGTAAATTCattccttttccttttcttttcagaTTTATTCGGTCAAAGTTATAAAGTTTCTGCAATTATGGGTTGgatattctttattatgAATGCAGcattttcattcattttattaatgatgatattactATTCACTGGATTAACAGTCTTCTCAAAGAACCCTGATATTAGATTTAAACCAGCAAAGGATGATAGAACATCGTTCCAAAGAACCTCGTTGAAGCCAGATGGTACCATTGATAGAAAGGAAGCTAATGAATTAATGGCATTAGGTGTAGTAGCAAATGATCATGGTCAAAATTGggaaaatgaattaattcaatcaaataatgGTACCACCCTAGGCGGGAAAGATTTAATgtttgatgaagaaaaacttGATTCTCCTTCATCAAATAGTAGATTCAATCGTTCGTCATCGACAcctgaaaataataataatagcgaatccaatttcaatgaagaaaaatcaCCTTCGTTGTTTCCTGCTGGGTTATTACGtaaattatcattcaagaataaaaagaatCCAGATGCAGAACATATTGATAGTTTAAAacgaaataataatattgacaCCAACAATACAAGTTCAGCTGAATTCTCTTCCATTgcagataatgatgatgacgataaTAGGGATGATATTCGCCCCATCTCTCCTAATAGGAAAGAATACCCCGGTTTATCACATACAAGAAAACAATCCGATTCTCAAAATGGGTTAATTGATTCATTCGATGAGGAACAAGATTTACAATTACGTCAACCacaacaaaatattatagaaTCACCATTTGAAGATTCAAATGCATATTCTACATCTCCAagcattaataatattaataattcaaatatgaTATCAAAAGATAGTAGTATAGATACAATGCCAACgacaacaaataataacggCACGCAACCAACTGatatctttaataattcttcaacttATCTATGA